A genomic stretch from Aedes albopictus strain Foshan chromosome 2, AalbF5, whole genome shotgun sequence includes:
- the LOC134286811 gene encoding pre-mRNA-splicing factor SLU7-like, with amino-acid sequence MDMQTMYASMDVSHLSVDEVEYELLIRNILFHFDDHESIKRRKLRDKLKTKGADKFRNEIVKVGRQATELFGRFFPEVNEAGAHSEDSERLETDLNNVLEEVRSEIEVLNETTASGKEIEEELEQAAATSQVLELKKKEMNDSLKRAEDILKVLSEYEEGKKENPMELIAIFKTFVRQTTEQQRQMREKQIVEEERKMKEAKDSMERKKRLEKVLISLNDRLKKEPDGSDEKSPTKSIEQEKPKVQLEDRKQGEKMISFKHDSDDCGQDSSDESREKSKHRKERKSIKKGNSSSKRGKKKRHRKPSYSSTSSTTSVTESSEFSSSRSSSGSELAEVLTDQNAWYADLFKKVESSPEAFLDYKIENQQLLKLVPNKTEVLDYRHEWKLCIPESDRERILQQEHDESLHIGYDKLLDKLRSRYFWPKMAECAKKRILLSD; translated from the exons ATGGACATGCAAACAATGTACGCGTCCATGGATGTCTCCCATCTTTCGGTCGATGAGGTAGAATATGAGTTATTGATTAGGAACATTTTGTTCCACTTCGATGATCATGAAAGTATCAAGAGAAGAAAACTCAGGGACAAATTGAAAA CTAAGGGAGCAGACAAGTTCAGAAATGAAATAGTTAAAGTGGGACGTCAAGCGACGGAACTGTTCGGGCGATTTTTCCCCGAAGTGAATGAAGCTGGCGCCCATTCAGAAGATTCCGAACGGCTAGAAACAGACTTGAATAATGTGCTAGAAGAAGTTAGAAGTGAAATAGAAGTTCTGAACGAAACAACCGCGTCAGGAAAAGAGATAGAGGAAGAGTTAGAACAGGCAGCAGCGACGAGCCAGGTATTAGAGTTGAAGAAGAAGGAAATGAATGATTCCCTTAAGCGGGCAGAAGATATTTTGAAAGTGTTGTCAGAGTATGAGGAAGGAAAGAAAGAAAATCCGATGGAGCTCATCGCGATTTTCAAAACGTTTGTGCGACAAACCACCGAGCAACAAAGGCAGATGAGAGAAAAACAAATCGTAGAAGAGGAAAGAAAAATGAAGGAAGCAAAAGATAGCATGGAACGGAAAAAGAGATTAGAAAAAGTGCTGATCAGTTTGAATGATCGTCTCAAAAAAGAGCCAGATGGTTCTGATGAGAAAAGCCCAACGAAAAGTATAGAGCAGGAGAAACCAAAAGTTCAGTTAGAGGATAGAAAGCAGGGGGAGAAAATGATTAGTTTCAAACACGATTCAGATGATTGCGGACAGGACAGTTCCGATGAGAGTAGAGAGAAGTCGAAACATAGGAAAGAGCGGAAATCAATCAAGAAGGGAAATAGCTCGTCGAAACGAGGAAAGAAGAAGCGACATCGTAAACCGAGCTACTCGTCGACTTCTAGCACAACGTCCGTAACAGAAAGCTCCGAGTTTTCTAGTTCGCGAAGTAGTTCAGGTTCAG AATTAGCCGAGGTTCTCACCGATCAGAATGCGTGGTATGCCGATCTATTTAAAAAGGTGGAAAGTTCACCAGAAGCTTTTTTAGACTACAAAATCGAGAACCAGCAATTGCTTAAATTAGTTCCGAATAAAACCGAAGTTCTCGATTATCGGCATGAATGGAAGCTGTGTATTCCTGAGAGCGATCGAGAGCGTATTCTCCAGCAGGAGCACGATGAGTCGTTGCATATCGGCTACGACAAGCTGCTCGATAAACTGCGGTCGCGATACTTCTGGCCCAAAATGGCAGAGTGTGCAAAAAA GCGAATCCTGTTGAGCGATTGA